The genome window GCCTTTTCAACCATCGGCTCCATGATGCGGTAACCCTCAAGGGTAGGGTGCACACCATCTTTGGCCAGGTTTGGCGACAGGCCGCTTTTATCATTGGCCATAGCGGTAAAATAATCCAGGTAGGTAAAACCGTTTTTAGCTGCATAAGCTTTCAGCATATCGTTAATTGCCTTTATACCGGCTACGGGGTTAATGGCAGGCCGCCACGGGAAGGCGTTGGCGGGCAGTATGCTGGAGATTACCACCTTAATATGGTTTGCACGGGCCAGTTCAGCCATAGAAGCAATGTTACCAAAAACATCTTCGAGCTTTGAGGGGCCATTGTTTTGCGCCACATCATTTATACCGGCAAGTATCACCACTACTTTGGGTTTAAGGCTAATCACATCTTCGCGAAAGCGCACCAGCATTTGCCCGGTAGTTTGCCCGCTTATGCCGCGGTTATAATAAGGTTTCCCGGCAAAAAATTCAGAGTCGCTTTTTATCCAGAAGTCGGTGATGGAATCTCCCATATAAACCACCCGTTTTTCGCCTTTGGCCGGTGCGGGTACTTTGCTGTTATCATCCTCATATCGTTTAATGTTGGCCCAGTCCTGTGCGTGGGCATCAACGGCAAAAAAAAGTACAAAAGCAATAAAAAGTAGTTTGTTCATAGCTGGTATTAATTAATCAAAAAGTAAAAGTTTTGCCTGTTGAGCGAAATGCTAAGGCATTGCAATATATAAAGCCGGAATTGGAAATAATAATAAAAAAATTAAACCATTTGCGGGGGCTATGGTCAAACGCCTTTAAGCTATTGACAAACAGTGTAACTATCCCCGGCTATGGCAGCTACCCATGCAAATAAAACTTCTGTTATACTTTTTCACCGTTTAACGTTTTTATGCCTTCTCCCACTCATCTTACAATCGTGCAACAGCAATAAAAATATTTACAAAAGCGATTGCGACGTGAATGTTGCCTTTAAAAAAGTAACGTTTACCCACCTGCTGGATAGCATTAAAAGTTACGATCAGCAATATGTAGAGGTATCGGGAACCTATAAGGAGGCAAAAGAACAATCTGCATTATACAACGACAGTCTTTTTGTTGACCACTCCAATAAACATGCCCTTTGGATCAACTTTAGCCAGGATTGCCCGCTATATTTAAAAGGGACCCGCACCGGTCTTTTTGAAGCTAATGACGACGGATTTACGCCCATTAATAATAAAAAAGTACTGATCCGCGGCAAAATAGACCTGCACAACACCGGCTACCATGGCTTGTACAAAGGTTCAATTGACAGGGTTAGCTTTATTGAACTGTAAAATTTCCGGGACATTTTATTAATGCGTAATTACCAGGTTGTTGGTGGTAATAAAGGTTTTTAAAATGTTTACCGCGGCATTGTTATTTTCACTGTTCAGGATCTCGTCTGTCGATCCTAAAAATCCTGCAATTTCTTTGGTATTATCTTCGTCCACAGCAGCAAAGCCCATTGACCAATCGGGGAAGTTTCTTTCAGTAAGGGACTTGTCCAGCAGTTTAATCAGGCTTTTGTGCCTCGGGTCCAGGTCCACAATGTCATATAGTTTATCAACATCTTTAGCCTCGCCCTCAATCGCCTGTATAAATGTTCCGCCGCTGTAAAGCAATACGCCGGTAATGTTGTAAGCTTTGTTGTTTTTTTGTGCGGATTTAAGGATCGCCAGCAATTCATTATCCTGCATCAATCGGACAGCAGAGCTGATATAAACTATTTGTTTCATTCCAGGCAAAAATATTACTGCAAAGTAAAACTAAATAGCGCTATTTTAAACTAAATTGTTAAACACTGGCGGAATAAGTTTTGTGTTTGGGGATGTATCGCCTAACCGGGCAGCTGTAATTGTAAACCATCATACGCCATTTCAATGCCGCGGGGCAGCTCTTTGCTGATGTCGTGATGCCTCCCCAGGCGATGGCTGATGTGGGTTAAATAAGTTTTTTCTGCGCCTACCAGGTCGGCAAAGGCAAGGGCTTCCTCAAGCGTAAAATGGCTGATGTGGTCCTGTTTCTGCAGCGCGTTGATCACCAGTACCTTGCTGCCTTTAATTTTTTCTATCTCCTGTTCTGAAACCGTTTTGGCATCGGTGATATAGGTAAAATCATTCACCCTGAAACCCATTACCGGTAGTTTATAATGCAGTACCTCAATTGGGG of Mucilaginibacter xinganensis contains these proteins:
- a CDS encoding BLUF domain-containing protein; amino-acid sequence: MKQIVYISSAVRLMQDNELLAILKSAQKNNKAYNITGVLLYSGGTFIQAIEGEAKDVDKLYDIVDLDPRHKSLIKLLDKSLTERNFPDWSMGFAAVDEDNTKEIAGFLGSTDEILNSENNNAAVNILKTFITTNNLVITH
- a CDS encoding SGNH/GDSL hydrolase family protein; this encodes MNKLLFIAFVLFFAVDAHAQDWANIKRYEDDNSKVPAPAKGEKRVVYMGDSITDFWIKSDSEFFAGKPYYNRGISGQTTGQMLVRFREDVISLKPKVVVILAGINDVAQNNGPSKLEDVFGNIASMAELARANHIKVVISSILPANAFPWRPAINPVAGIKAINDMLKAYAAKNGFTYLDYFTAMANDKSGLSPNLAKDGVHPTLEGYRIMEPMVEKAIAEALVSRN